One window from the genome of Kluyveromyces marxianus DMKU3-1042 DNA, complete genome, chromosome 3 encodes:
- the APC5 gene encoding anaphase promoting complex subunit 5, whose protein sequence is MTTAYQPILIVRGYDPYDISSVILVLLYCLGSKDLTPNIILGILQLTPKANSIGVGLPTLENFVKYLLKVSTKRITVNLLHILFSITNYDQIQDLIHLLQEAIVTSLDQQRVSSRFDRLLCVDSAIYDLLPRIIVDSSYEHYFVEDVVQIIQSLESFKLRFTHCDIYKEFESEIFKPNSILDQIFSHPNPNDCEVSPFITVENNGNTIPWLVVSGEKFSILLNYVVQLAISNSTSDDLAGSIIEYTSFNDRTRFPDIILLEMIHYRKIKDYEKTIERIYQYFDYCRNSNIAVTSSSNFSHICQTFVLSSLHQDHGSPEVALKSLHELIETIREKSGLHGLCNLWDVLIHHIFIQPGDLSSLQRSIHDLLKPFNDNQSTSPEMLQYFFTSQLVLNLHEVGYVPKVLELLSTVIAISSGGLTDDKHRVTAEVLSLAWSFLGFDDIGSCYSELIPTNRNKQKQLQRIEKLVNNKFYTEAVSAVEKMIEETERNDEGMTWKFSFMRKKIEVMLAAGNPARAHPLIIKYTEKCRETKNDYELSYAILYMARLLNGWKQYKDSYKLLSANIHIIFQYSQSLKDQANILYKEAQNGLSMS, encoded by the coding sequence ATGACAACTGCATATCAGCCAATTTTAATTGTTCGAGGTTATGACCCATATGATATAAGCTCTGTGATATTAGTACTATTGTATTGTTTAGGGTCTAAAGATTTGACCCCAAATATAATACTTGGAATATTACAATTAACGCCAAAGGCTAATTCCATCGGAGTTGGACTGCCTACATTGGAAAACTTTGTGAAATATTTATTGAAGGTTAGCACAAAAAGAATTACAGTCAATCTTTTACATATACTTTTCTCGATTACAAATTATGATCAAATACAAGATCTAATACATTTATTACAAGAGGCAATTGTCACTTCTTTAGACCAACAAAGGGTTTCTTCGAGATTTGATCGTCTTCTTTGTGTGGATAGTGCTATTTATGATCTGTTACCTCGAATAATTGTGGACTCCAGTTACGAACACTACTTTGTAGAAGATGTCGTCCAAATCATACAATCTTTGGAAAGCTTTAAGTTAAGATTTACTCACTGTGATATTTACAAGGAATTTGAATCTGAGATATTCAAGCCCAATAGTATACTAGATCAGATATTTTCTCATCCCAACCCAAATGATTGCGAAGTATCTCCTTTTATAACAGTTGAAAATAACGGAAATACAATCCCATGGTTAGTTGTATCTGGTGAGAAGTTTAGTATTTTGCTCAACTATGTTGTTCAATTAGCAATATCAAATTCTACTTCAGATGATCTAGCAGGGAGTATTATTGAATATACCTCCTTCAATGATAGAACGCGATTTCCAGACATTATACTTCTTGAAATGATTCATTACAGAAAAATTAAGGATTACGAAAAAACCatagaaagaatatatcaatattttgattaCTGTAGAAACTCTAACATAGCAGTAACGTCATCCTCAAATTTTTCTCACATATGCCAAACATTTGTGCTCAGTAGTTTGCATCAAGATCATGGATCTCCCGAAGTTGCTTTGAAAAGTCTTCATGAACTAATAGAGACTATACGAGAAAAGTCTGGTTTACATGGTTTGTGTAATTTGTGGGATGTTCTCATACACCATATTTTCATACAACCTGGTGACTTAAGCTCATTACAAAGGAGTATACATGATTTACTAAAACCATTTAATGACAATCAAAGTACTTCACCAGAAATGCTTCAGTACTTCTTCACTTCACAGCTCGTACTTAACCTACATGAAGTTGGTTATGTGCCCAAAGTTTTAGAACTTTTATCCACAGTCATTGCAATTTCAAGTGGTGGATTGACAGACGACAAACATAGGGTCACAGCCGAAGTTTTAAGTTTAGCATGGTCCTTTTTGGGCTTCGATGATATTGGATCTTGTTACAGTGAACTAATACCAACAAATAGAAATAAGCAAAAACAACtacaaagaattgaaaaactaGTCAATAATAAATTCTATACAGAAGCAGTAAGTGCTGTAGAAAAAATGATCGAGGAAACAGAGAGAAATGATGAAGGTATGACATGGAAATTCTCATTtatgagaaagaagatagAAGTAATGTTAGCTGCCGGAAACCCAGCTAGAGCACATCCTTTaattataaaatatacaGAAAAATGTCGCGAAACTAAAAACGATTATGAGCTTTCATATGCTATATTGTACATGGCAAGGCTCTTGAATGGATGGAAACAATATAAAGACAGTTACAAATTGTTGAGTGCAAATATTCatataatttttcaatattctCAGTCTTTAAAAGACCAGGCGAATATATTGTACAAGGAAGCTCAAAACGGTTTGAGTATGAGTTGA
- the TUM1 gene encoding thiosulfate sulfurtransferase: MPLFKLISPKVFTELVLNETKRRVVPVDSTWYLPNLHRDGKQEFLDEERLKGAVYFDIDSVKDLKSEYPHMLPDSETFNNSMSELGLRKDDILVVYDRIGNFSAPRCAWTLSVMGHDPVYLLNNFQTLKQSGYPVDTSKVSSITPYGKSEYTSNTNLSSEETVDFEFLQNLLKSGEIKNYQLFDARSLQRFTGEAPEPRAGLSSGHVPGAKPLPFTEVLNDDKTLPTDNDKMLKKIQPFLSDNGIEIDLEKPTIAMCGTGVTGTIIKTALEIAGVKQVRLYDGSWTEWAQRSDAIAKGK; the protein is encoded by the coding sequence ATGCCACTATTCAAATTGATATCACCTAAAGTGTTCACTGAATTGGTCCTGAATGAAACGAAACGCCGTGTTGTACCTGTAGACTCTACGTGGTACTTGCCAAATCTGCACAGAGATGGGAAACAAGAGtttttggatgaagaaCGTTTGAAAGGTGCTGTGTATTTTGACATCGATAGTGTGAAAGATTTAAAATCGGAATATCCTCACATGTTGCCCGACTCCGAGACGTTTAACAATTCTATGAGCGAGCTTGGTTTGAGAAAAGATGATATACTTGTTGTTTATGACAGAATTGGCAACTTCAGTGCACCAAGATGTGCATGGACACTCTCTGTAATGGGCCACGATCCAGTTtatcttttgaataattTCCAGACTTTGAAGCAATCTGGTTATCCAGTTGATACTTCCAAGGTTTCTTCCATTACTCCTTATGGGAAGAGCGAATACACTTCGAATACCAATCTCTCTAGTGAAGAAACtgttgattttgaatttttgcAGAACTTGTTGAAGTCTGGTGAAATAAAGAATTACCAACTTTTCGACGCTAGAAGCTTGCAAAGGTTTACAGGTGAAGCTCCTGAACCCAGAGCAGGATTGAGCTCCGGTCATGTGCCTGGCGCCAAACCATTGCCATTTACAGAAGTGCTAAATGACGATAAAACACTACCAACCGATAATGAcaagatgttgaagaagatacaACCATTTTTATCTGACAATGGTATCGAAATAGATCTAGAAAAGCCAACTATCGCTATGTGTGGCACAGGTGTCACGGGTACAATTATAAAGACTGCCCTTGAGATTGCTGGTGTCAAACAAGTTAGGCTATACGATGGGTCTTGGACTGAGTGGGCCCAAAGAAGCGATGCAATCGCTAAGGGTAAATGA
- the SVS1 gene encoding Svs1p: MRFNRIAPFMLAPLASAQYFNVSSTTTLQPQTPAAPITTISTITSEIVKTVYLTLSNGEVSSQVSTATPGEVTTVVTTPTSSDDATLTVSDDTTSTTTVTIYHTISEDDASSSTTSEAAGSATIAGDKLNQVYADDATSTLTTTMLQTITLSNSAGEATATTVSAVGRELLLGNFSCVPETVTVTEYQATKYITVEATSSPAIRATSAYYGNSTVSSLV; encoded by the coding sequence ATGAGATTCAACAGAATTGCCCCATTCATGCTAGCTCCTTTAGCTTCTGCACAATACTTCAATGTGTCTTCTACGACCACCTTGCAACCACAAACACCAGCTGCTCCAATCACCACTATTTCGACCATCACAAGTGAGATTGTCAAGACAGTTTACTTAACCTTGTCCAATGGTGAAGTGAGCTCTCAAGTTTCGACCGCTACTCCTGGTGAAGTGACTACCGTGGTTACCACCCCAACATCCAGCGATGATGCCACTCTAACAGTGAGCGACGACACCACATCTACCACCACTGTCACAATTTACCACACTATCAGCGAAGATgatgcttcttcttccacgACATCAGAAGCTGCAGGGTCTGCTACCATCGCCGGCGACAAGTTGAACCAAGTGTACGCTGACGACGCCACCTCTACATTGACTACAACAATGTTACAAACCATCACTCTTTCAAACAGTGCTGGTGAAGCAACTGCTACCACTGTTAGCGCTGTGGGTAGAGAGCTACTATTGGGTAACTTTAGCTGTGTTCCAGAAACTGTCACTGTTACTGAATACCAAGCTACTAAGTACATTACCGTCGAAGCCACTTCGTCCCCTGCTATTCGCGCAACATCTGCTTACTACGGAAACAGCACTGTAAGCAGCTTGGTTTAA
- the ATG29 gene encoding Atg29p has protein sequence MNNENTKVYIRVSGKRPEGFIDPKPFEWGFKRDKILWTRISKMESLEDMDWKELCQDLGAPESFLKKRSYMLFQKHLKLLSEQMSDSPRMRSPLDTRNSVDETILQNLQASKILNNRFDVPNNETLDTTTNKNNEESGSDLSSSLSVSKSALEDALMDRLQL, from the coding sequence ATGAATAACGAAAACACCAAGGTATACATCAGAGTTTCTGGCAAACGGCCTGAAGGATTTATTGACCCTAAACCCTTTGAATGGGGATTTAAGAGAGATAAAATTCTATGGACGAGGATATCTAAGATGGAGTCATTAGAGGATATGGATTGGAAAGAACTCTGCCAGGATTTGGGCGCTCCAGAATCCTTCTTAAAAAAACGCAGCTATATGCTATTCCAGAAGCATCTTAAGTTACTATCTGAACAAATGAGCGATTCACCACGAATGCGGTCCCCACTGGATACTCGAAACTCCGTGGACGAAACCATCTTACAGAACCTACAAGCTTCCAAGATACTGAATAATAGGTTTGACGTTCCGAACAATGAAACACTAGATACCACAACTAACAAGAATAATGAGGAATCTGGTAGTGACTTGTCTTCAAGCTTAAGTGTGAGTAAATCTGCACTTGAAGATGCTCTAATGGATCGCCTACAGCTCTGA
- the MLH3 gene encoding mismatch repair protein MLH3, with protein MPLIKLEDNVTKILKSHEYVVSLNTVIKELIQNSVDADATNIVVKVETDKCNIRVQDNGQGLEPNCLNILGSRNVTSKIRSLQELPRISTYGFRGEALYMILQCSRMNIVTKPIGYSGVWKTEFTGTVRLCTDTERDAFASSQNGTIVNVRDLFYNLPVRREMHKRRALSDILNELRTDALSILIKNPKVFLKVYVNGDLKISSWRTHQSLDAPQRIVGSLRDVFGDIIPEEQLKYVSASFKSYSVKGIISTHPIMSKDYQYIFINGRKYEDSKFFSLINRQFQATKYVEKNWESFSVKSVGTPYNSYPLFLISCDGPLDISDLIQDPGKTIFQSQTLNILSPLILNVVLSFLRHLGYDISKEFPQPVEKYFIDKPEFYNGVNKPFTLPTITKSSYNTSKISKSKHKKKLLDVLKSPPKDNSIILKLQDKINVCTKFNVHGNDLKHDSEFDIRTLSLTGTESIYLKDHAVQDFKLLKSDINKFEVIKQIDCKFILVKSQSRLLIIDQHACHERIMVESILKDTINMFHNRTISCSDTDMNIKVSVEEFDWFNEFLSEFEAWGIFLRLNEGNDEESLITILKIPSFLHDKVRNDHSFLKSVLLQHVYDLKNDKRRRVAKSFYTKGFSSKWWMIIPNMPRVYLEIINSKACRSAIMFGTSLSKEECKIMISELSCCHFPFQCAHGRPSVVPIVEINDNMFNSMHKDYEIL; from the coding sequence ATGCCATTGATAAAGTTAGAAGATAATGTTAcgaagattttgaagtcCCACGAGTACGTTGTTTCGCTTAATACCGTAATAAAGGAGCTTATTCAAAATAGCGTTGATGCCGATGCAACTAATATTGTGGTGAAAGTAGAAACGGATAAATGCAATATCAGGGTCCAAGATAATGGCCAGGGTTTGGAGCCAAATTGCTTGAATATTTTAGGGTCTCGAAATGTGACTTCAAAAATCAGATCATTGCAGGAATTACCAAGAATCAGTACGTATGGTTTCCGTGGAGAAGCTTTGTATATGATACTTCAATGCAGCAGAATGAATATAGTGACTAAACCAATAGGATATAGTGGAGTATGGAAAACAGAATTTACTGGTACCGTTAGGCTTTGCACTGACACGGAAAGGGATGCATTTGCCAGTTCACAAAATGGGACTATTGTCAACGTGAGAGACTTGTTTTACAACTTACCAGTTCGCAGGGAAATGCACAAGAGAAGAGCGTTATCGGACATATTAAATGAATTAAGAACAGATGCTTTATCGATCCTTATAAAGAATCCTAAGGTATTCTTGAAAGTTTATGTGAATGGAGACCTGAAAATCTCCTCTTGGCGTACGCATCAATCTCTAGATGCTCCTCAGAGAATAGTTGGAAGTTTACGCGATGTTTTTGGTGATATTAttccagaagaacaatTAAAGTACGTATCagcttctttcaaatcttATTCAGTCAAGGGTATTATATCAACACATCCAATAATGTCTAAAGATTatcaatatattttcaTAAATGGGAGAAAATATGAGGATTCTAAattcttttccttaatAAATAGACAATTTCAGGCAACAAAATACGTTGAGAAGAACTGGGAGTCATTTTCGGTGAAATCTGTTGGAACTCCGTACAACTCTTATCCTTTGTTCCTAATTAGTTGTGACGGTCCGCTAGATATTTCCGATCTCATTCAGGATCCTGGGAAGACTATATTTCAATCTCAAACTCTAAACATACTCAGTCCTCTAATTTTAAATGTAGTTCTATCATTCTTGCGTCACCTTGGGTATGATATTTCTAAGGAGTTTCCGCAACCAGTGGAAAAATATTTTATCGATAAACCTGAATTTTACAATGGAGTTAATAAGCCTTTTACATTGCCGACAATAACGAAATCATCCTACAACACATCCAAAATATCTAAATCTAAgcataaaaaaaagctgTTGGATGTATTAAAATCACCCCCTAAAGATAACTCAATTATTCTCAAACTTCAGGATAAAATAAATGTGTGCACAAAGTTTAATGTACATGGAAACGATCTTAAACACGACTCCGAATTTGATATTAGAACTTTAAGCTTAACTGGAACAGAAtctatatatttgaagGATCACGCGGTTCAAGACTTTAAATTATTAAAGTCAGATATTAACAAATTTGAAGTTATTAAACAGATAGACTGCAAATTCATTTTAGTCAAATCACAGAGTAGACTATTGATTATTGATCAACATGCTTGCCATGAGAGAATCATGGTGGAAAGTATACTCAAAGATACAATAAACATGTTTCATAACAGAACTATCAGCTGTTCCGATACTGATATGAATATAAAAGTTTCTGTTGAAGAGTTTGACTGGTTTAATGAGTTTCTTAGTGAGTTTGAGGCATGGGGAATATTTTTGAGATTAAATGAAGGGAATGATGAGGAGTCCCTTATTACAATCCTAAAAATTCCGTCTTTCTTACATGATAAGGTTAGAAATGATCATTCATTTCTAAAAAGCGTTCTCCTTCAGCACGTCTATGATttaaaaaatgataaaCGGAGAAGAGTGGCGAAGTCATTTTATACAAAAGGGTTCTCTTCCAAGTGGTGGATGATTATCCCTAACATGCCAAGAGTATACCTAGAAATtataaattcaaaagcCTGTAGATCAGCCATAATGTTCGGTACGTCACTTTCAAAAGAGGAGTGTAAAATCATGATTTCAGAATTATCATGTTGTCACTTTCCATTTCAATGTGCACATGGACGACCTTCTGTGGTACCTATAGTAGAAATAAACGATAATATGTTTAACTCTATGCACAAAGATTATGAAATCTTATAA
- the SET6 gene encoding Set6p: MTVEEQEVQVSENFRIKRAIYGGRACYASSDLKKDSCVLEVSDYMGCAILYEFRKEVCHWCLSYNYGTMMKIKINWADVADMFSELHSKISAKQYKGSGLWFCTEECKRSFLHQKNIAELLLLYETVLVHFQSMQRHHNCVAEDTHVEEKYAQIEASKMQNVIEKRWEEIELNWIPKAAKMKQTKLINELPKIDEDSYSSIRFVLECIFNLKQQEKDSIKLNAWKSLQSNEVEKITTFPVLLDHQMVVFKWVYILAPNFRNILTPAFFRHILGSEYGNSFGIWEIAEESDSREYLGYMVLPEASYFNHSCDPNVQKKRVGRTFKYSLKRDVEQDEELCIDYREILNLDVADRRKILKSNWFFECRCSRCVSEL; the protein is encoded by the coding sequence ATGACAGTAGAAGAACAGGAAGTGCAGGTCAGTGAGAACTTCAGAATAAAGCGCGCAATATATGGTGGGAGAGCGTGCTATGCTTCCAGCGATCTAAAGAAAGACAGCTGTGTATTAGAAGTTTCGGATTATATGGGCTGTGCAATTTTGTATGAATTCCGGAAGGAGGTATGTCATTGGTGCCTGAGTTACAATTATGGTacaatgatgaagatcAAGATTAATTGGGCGGATGTAGCAGACATGTTTTCGGAGTTACATTCGAAGATTTCTGCTAAGCAGTACAAGGGTAGCGGGCTGTGGTTCTGCACAGAGGAGTGTAAAAGATCGTTTCTACATCAAAAGAACATAGCAGAgctcttgttgttgtatgAAACGGTGCTTGTTCATTTCCAATCTATGCAGCGTCATCATAACTGCGTCGCAGAAGATACCCAtgtggaagaaaaatatgCTCAAATCGAGGCCTCCAAGATGCAGAATGTAATTGAGAAACGCTGGGAAGAGATCGAGCTCAATTGGATACCGAAGGCTGCCAAAATGAAGCAAACTAAACTTATCAATGAGCTTCCTAAGATAGACGAAGATAGTTATTCGTCAATAAGATTTGTCCTGGAATGCATCTTTAATCTtaaacaacaagaaaaagatagCATCAAGCTAAATGCTTGGAAATCTCTACAATCCAATGAGGTTGAGAAAATCACAACTTTCCCTGTTTTACTCGATCATCAAATGGTAGTGTTCAAGTGGGTTTATATTCTAGCACCAAACTTTAGGAATATCTTAACACCAGCATTTTTCCGTCATATCTTGGGATCTGAGTATGGGAACTCATTCGGAATATGGGAAATTGCTGAAGAATCCGATAGTAGAGAATATTTGGGCTACATGGTACTTCCGGAAGCCTCTTATTTTAACCATTCCTGTGATCCAAATGTTCAGAAGAAACGAGTAGGAAGAACATTCAAATATTCCTTGAAAAGGGATGTGGAACAGGATGAAGAATTATGCATAGATTACAGAGAAATACTCAATCTGGATGTCGCtgacagaagaaagatcCTCAAAAGCAATTGGTTTTTCGAATGTCGGTGCAGTAGGTGTGTATCAGAGCTGTAG
- the CLP1 gene encoding cleavage polyadenylation factor subunit CLP1, translating to MEFVEFNDVTETTKISQLPKGQEWTVQVPTGAKLTIVVKFGIVEMLGTELANDMPYTFQGVVVNLYAIERAMIEWKCLEELEPKISEDKAYHTYIYNLNFALERLRLSSFNGPRVLILGDESTGKSSLAHTLCSYALKIRQYQPLLVNLNPQEGVFSLPGSLTATPISEILDIESSLWGQSITTGATKLHSKQPLVKNFGLENIRDNRQLYKTTISQLAHGVRQRIKNDPVVRRSGVFIDTPKLSHLDTETWSEIEHIIDEFEVKAIIVCAQTDDLAIKLSEVFRAKIGSIVRIPPPNSIIKIDDIMRRSIQRIQIREYFYGTTQTVLSPYTVGVGFEELTVFKPRNQNELLDKTKDIDMTAFDKIDVNASNLQHAIVAITNVSRKESEDEIRTASILGYALITEVNDSKRKLRILLPVPSRIPDRSMILTEYRYLE from the coding sequence ATGGAATTCGTAGAATTCAATGATGTTACAGAGACCACGAAGATATCTCAACTTCCGAAAGGTCAAGAATGGACAGTCCAAGTACCGACTGGAGCCAAATTGACCATCGTTGTCAAATTTGGTATAGTAGAAATGTTAGGTACAGAATTGGCAAATGATATGCCGTATACATTCCAAGGTGTTGTGGTTAACCTATACGCTATAGAAAGAGCCATGATTGAATGGAAGTGTTTAGAGGAATTGGAACCCAAGATATCTGAGGATAAGGCTTACCATACTTACATTTACAATCTAAATTTTGCATTAGAAAGACTAAGACTATCGAGTTTTAATGGTCCCCGTGTCCTTATATTAGGCGACGAATCTACAGGAAAATCATCTTTAGCGCATACGTTATGCTCTTATGCCTTAAAAATCAGACAATATCAGCCACTTCTTGTAAATCTGAATCCACAAGAAGGTGTTTTCTCATTACCTGGTTCTCTAACAGCCACGCCAATATCCGAAATCTTAGATATAGAGAGTTCCCTTTGGGGACAAAGTATTACGACTGGTGCAACAAAATTACACAGTAAGCAGCCACTTGTAAAGAATTTTGGACTGGAAAATATTCGAGATAACAGACAATTGTATAAGACTACAATATCTCAGCTTGCTCACGGTGTTAGGCagagaataaaaaatgaCCCCGTTGTGAGGAGGTCTGGAGTATTTATCGATACGCCTAAACTTAGTCACCTGGATACAGAAACGTGGTCTGAAATAGAGCATATTATCGATGAATTTGAAGTCAAAGCTATTATCGTATGTGCCCAGACTGATGATTTGGCCATAAAACTAAGCGAAGTCTTCCGAGCCAAAATTGGATCCATTGTACGAATTCCTCCTCCGAATTCCATAATTAAAATCGATGATATCATGAGAAGATCTATTCAGCGAATTCAAATTAGGGAATACTTTTACGGAACAACCCAAACAGTGCTAAGTCCTTATACTGTAGGTGTTGGGTTTGAAGAACTAACTGTCTTCAAaccaagaaatcaaaatgaACTATTAGATAAAACTAAAGACATCGACATGACAGCATTTGATAAAATAGATGTCAATGCATCAAACTTGCAACATGCAATAGTAGCTATCACTAATGTGTCAAGAAAAGAGtctgaagatgaaatcCGCACAGCATCGATTCTAGGTTATGCTTTGATCACAGAAGTCAACGACTCCAAAAGGAAACTTAGAATTCTACTCCCGGTACCAAGTAGAATACCAGACAGATCTATGATACTCACAGAGTACAGATACTTGGAATAA